Genomic window (Aquimarina sp. BL5):
CAAAAGTTTTCTATTGGTTCGTTTCATAATTGTATAAAAATCTTTGCAAAATAGAAAAAATGTGAAGGATCAGGATTTAATTTGTAGACTTTTTAACAATATTTCATCAAAATCGATTTGTGATATAACTTTCTCTAATCGAATTCCATAATCTAATAGGGCTTTAATTTCCTTAACACTGGCTACACGTTCTTTTCGCATTAGTAAGAGGGTTGAACCATTAGATTCGATATGATAATAAGGATTGCTTTCAAAAAACAGTACTAATTCGTCCGTAAAGAACAATTTAATTTTTTCGGTATGTTCCCCTAAAAGAAAAAAACGTTTGGAAAAATCTGGGTGATCATCTATCAAAATATCTTGAAACCCTGCAATTTTATACACAAATTCTATAAAACCTTCTCGATCTAAAGTAAACACCGGAATTTCTTTTTTGAGATGAATGGTCAAAACAGTTGTTCTACTATTTTTTTTAGCGATAAATTCACCTTCAGAAAACTCAACATCTGAAATTTCTACAGAAGAATCACCATTAAATATATTGTTATAAATGTATTTTACTTTTTTGATTTTGAAAAACAGAAAATTATTTAAAGCGGTAGTATCTTCTTGTTTTTTTGGACTGTAATTCCAGGAGAAATCATCGGCAATTTTTTGTAAATCTTCTTGTCTTTTGGTGAGATTGGTGCCGATTTTAAACTTTCTGGAAATAGAGACTAGACTTCTTACCGCAAGTGGATGTTCTGAAGCGGTACCATGTTTATCAAGACCCGTAACCTCAAAAGAACCTCCCTTTCTAAGAAAGGTTTCTTGATAACTAAAAAGACTCTCCTGTACAGTATAATCAACAAAGTCACAATAGGAAAAATCTACTACAACATCACTATCTTCTGGAATTGAATCTAAGTTTCTTTTTAATCTATAATAATTAAGAAAACTAGAAAAGTTCTTTACACCTATGAAATAAGTTCCGTTTACCTCTTCTTTAAACATAAGAACATTGGGTTTAAATAGATTTCTGGCAAAAAGCATAACACTTTTATTAAGTATAAAATGGATTAATAAGGTTGTAAGAATTCCAATAAAAATACCGCTAATTAAGTTTGTAGTAATCGTACCAATAATGGTAGCAGAAAAAATAATGAATTGTTCTTTCCCAATTTTTGCTGCATCTTTTAGATTTCTTGGTGCAGCTAATTTATATCCTGTATAAACTAAAATTGCGGCTAATGCCGTAAGCGGAATTCTACTTAATTGATCCTGAAACAATACAACAAATAATATTAAGAACACAGAGTGGAAAAAATTGGCAGATCGATTACTACCTCCATTATTTACGTTTACAGAACTTCTGGCTATAACGGTTACTACATTTAACCCCCCAATAAAACCGCTGGCAATTGAGGCTATTCCTAATGCTGTGAGGTCTTTATTCGCATTAGACCTTCTTTTCTCTGGGTCAAGTTTGTCGACAGCCTTAATACTTAATAAAGATTCTATACTAGAAATTAATGTAATTGCTATTACAACCCCAATAAATTTAAGTTTAAATACGGATGAAAAATCAGGAGAAGGAAAGCTAGAAAATACTTTATTAGGAATCTGCACAAGAAGTGAATCGTTTATTGGATACGTTTTGGATGAAAAAAACTCGTAGTAATAACTTAGACCAATTACTAATAAAACAATCCACATAGGCGCGGGAACCAACTGAAAGTATTTGTTTCGGATTTTACCATAAAAAATCATGATTAATAAACTAGTGACGCCAACCGCTGCTGCAATTACAAGATGATAAAATTCTGGCGAAAATAAGGAGATGATACTATTCGGAATATCCATGAGAAGAGAGATAGTATCCCCTTTTACACCAGTATTGGCCAACATTACATGAAATTGTTTTGCGAAAATACTAATACCTATAGCTGCCAACATACCCTGAATAGCAGAAGAAGGAAAGAAATCACCTAATATTCCTAAGCGCAATAATCCAATAAGAATCATTAAAACACCTGAACAGATAATTGCGGCGAGTGTAAAAAGATATCCCTGATATAAATCTCCATTGGCCAAAGTCGTGATTGCACCTAATAGAACAACTACCAATCCATTTCCGGGACCAGCTATTGTTACATTAGAACCACCAAATACAGATACTATGATTCCTCCGACTATAGCTGCAATTATTCCTGATATTGGAGGAGCTTCTGATGCTAAGGCTAATCCTAGTCCGAGAGGTAAAGCAATCAAAGAAACCACAAAACCGGAAAAAATATTTTTTGGCAAGCTGGATAAAAATCCAGATGCATTAGTTTTAATGCTTTTCATTTATCTAATAATTAACACATCGGTTGGTAGCTCGGCTAGAATATGTTCAAGGTCATGAGGAAAAATACGATCCCAGAATGTTGTTTTTCCTGGAGCATTCATTATCAGCAAATCCGCACCTTTAACACGGGCATAGTGACCTATAGAATATCCTCTTTTCCCAAATATAGGTTGAGTTTTTATGTGTATACCGGACTTAAATTCTTTAGGAACTTCATTCAGAATGTCCTGAACCCTAAGATGTTCTTTTTTTGTTATTTGCTCTTTTCTTTTTATAGCCTTTAGTAGTGTTTTATCGTCTTGAACTACTACTTGTACTTCTTGCTGAGATATTTCTTCAACTACGGTTATTTGTTGTGCTCCAAGGTTTTGGGAAACCTCAAAAGCAGCAAGAATCGTTTGTTTCGTTTTATCATCTTTTAATCCATTAACGACTACATGATGACAAGGTCTGAGATCCTCAGAAGGTTTTATAAGCAATAACACAGAGCAATTTGCATTTCGTGTTATTTTTCTGGCAATGGATCCAATATAAAATTTTAGAAAATCCTCTCTTGGTGATGCCCCAAGCATTATAAGGTCTGCTTTGTTCTCATTGGCAGTTTTTATTATAACATCTACAGGATCTCCTTCACGCCAAATGATCTTTACTTTTTCTGTATCATCAGAAAAACCTGAAATTAACTCTTTAATAGCAACCTCTTTTTCCTTTGTCTTAGATCCTACATGAACAAGTATTAGCTGAGAATCAAAAAAATCCACCATTCTCATGGCTTCGTATACATTGTTCTTAAGGTTAGGAGAGAATGCCAGTCCTATAAGTATGGT
Coding sequences:
- a CDS encoding SulP family inorganic anion transporter, which translates into the protein MKSIKTNASGFLSSLPKNIFSGFVVSLIALPLGLGLALASEAPPISGIIAAIVGGIIVSVFGGSNVTIAGPGNGLVVVLLGAITTLANGDLYQGYLFTLAAIICSGVLMILIGLLRLGILGDFFPSSAIQGMLAAIGISIFAKQFHVMLANTGVKGDTISLLMDIPNSIISLFSPEFYHLVIAAAVGVTSLLIMIFYGKIRNKYFQLVPAPMWIVLLVIGLSYYYEFFSSKTYPINDSLLVQIPNKVFSSFPSPDFSSVFKLKFIGVVIAITLISSIESLLSIKAVDKLDPEKRRSNANKDLTALGIASIASGFIGGLNVVTVIARSSVNVNNGGSNRSANFFHSVFLILFVVLFQDQLSRIPLTALAAILVYTGYKLAAPRNLKDAAKIGKEQFIIFSATIIGTITTNLISGIFIGILTTLLIHFILNKSVMLFARNLFKPNVLMFKEEVNGTYFIGVKNFSSFLNYYRLKRNLDSIPEDSDVVVDFSYCDFVDYTVQESLFSYQETFLRKGGSFEVTGLDKHGTASEHPLAVRSLVSISRKFKIGTNLTKRQEDLQKIADDFSWNYSPKKQEDTTALNNFLFFKIKKVKYIYNNIFNGDSSVEISDVEFSEGEFIAKKNSRTTVLTIHLKKEIPVFTLDREGFIEFVYKIAGFQDILIDDHPDFSKRFFLLGEHTEKIKLFFTDELVLFFESNPYYHIESNGSTLLLMRKERVASVKEIKALLDYGIRLEKVISQIDFDEILLKSLQIKS
- a CDS encoding universal stress protein; the encoded protein is MSELPDHKFKTILIGLAFSPNLKNNVYEAMRMVDFFDSQLILVHVGSKTKEKEVAIKELISGFSDDTEKVKIIWREGDPVDVIIKTANENKADLIMLGASPREDFLKFYIGSIARKITRNANCSVLLLIKPSEDLRPCHHVVVNGLKDDKTKQTILAAFEVSQNLGAQQITVVEEISQQEVQVVVQDDKTLLKAIKRKEQITKKEHLRVQDILNEVPKEFKSGIHIKTQPIFGKRGYSIGHYARVKGADLLIMNAPGKTTFWDRIFPHDLEHILAELPTDVLIIR